The Vibrio penaeicida sequence GGTTCTCTAGCATCTCTGGAAGTGGGGGTGAGATTGAAGGTGAAGGATCCGATTCCGAATTCTTGGAAGAGGGTGAAATCTAATGGCTCACGAATTGATTCGGTTAGCGAAATCGCAAGGTGTACACCTTTACTTAGATAACGGCGCCTTAAAATATAAAGCCAAAAATGGCCTGAGCAAAGAATTAGCCACGGCATTGCGCAGCAGTAAATCCGAAGTAATTGCGTTTTTGCAGCAACATACAAAGCAAAGCACCAGTATCCCAAAGAAAGAAGCCAACAGGTTGCGATTTCCCTTAACGTCTGCGCAGCAACGACTATTTTACTTAGAAACGTTATACGGAGATAAAGCACCTTACAATATGGCGACAGCGTTTCGAATGAGTGGTAAGCCAAGCATTGAGAAGCTGGAAAACGCCATTAATGCCATTATCGAAAAGCATCAGGTACTCAAAACGCAATTCCAGATTATGGATGGAATACCTGAACAGGTGATATCGCCAGACGTTCTATTTACTATCTCTGAATGTCCTGATACACCAAGCATTTCCAATGCTGTAACAGATGAGGAATGGATGGCGGAAGAGGCAAGCCGACCATTTATCTTATCTGAAGCCCCTTTATTCAGGGTTAGCACAAAAGCCAGTTCAAACTCGAATAGCACTCTGATCCTGTTTGTATTCCATCATATTGTGTTTGACGGTTTGTCTTACCGACTTTTTTTCAATGCCCTTAATGAGTATTTGTCTACAGGGAAGATTGAACAAGTTGTAGATTATCAATACGGCGATTATGCCGCTTGGCAACAAACTGAGGGTAATACGGCTTTAAAAGCCGGAGAAGCGTATTGGTTTAAGCAAATGAAAGGCGTTGAAGAGCTCAACAGCTTAACCCCTGATTTTCCGCGCCCCGATACGCCTGAGTTTTCGGGCACGATTAGCCGACAAATTCTGGATAAACATTTAACCGCGACACTCAGAGCCTTTGCCCAGCAACAAGGGGTTTCGTTATTTACGTTACTTCAAACGTTTTTCTCACTATTGATTGGGCGTTGGACAGAGCGATCCGATGTTGTAACGGGTACGCCTGTCGCTGGGCGTCAAGTGTCCGGTTCAGAACAACTTATTGGCTTTTTTGTTAACACCTTAGCCCTTCGTTTTAATCTCGCCGATGATCATACTTTTCTGAGTTTACTCAAGCATTCAAAAACCAAAATAGCGGAAGCGTTTCGACATCAAGACGTGCCATTCGAGCGCATTGTTCAACAGCTAGGACATGAGAGAAGAAGCGGCTTTTCACCCATTTTACAAGTACTGTTTGCGTTGCACGAGGAAGGAGAGTTTCAACTCGATATCGATGGTATTCCGTGTGAAAACGTGGTGGTTGAGCGCAGCAACATCAACTTCGAACTTGAACTTCACATCATGGACAAAGGGGAGGTGTTGGAGGCGACGTGGGTGTTTGCTGATAACCTTTTCCATGAAAGTACCATCACATCGCTGCAAGAAGCGTTGAATGCACTGATTCAAGGTGTATTGGCTGAACCTGAATCCGACATTCATCAATTACAGTTGATTTCGCTGAAAACCGAGCAAACCATCGCGTCTTGGAACCAAACTGGTAGGGACTACCCGTTAGACAAAACGTTTGTCACGCTATTTGAAGAACAAGCTGCCAAAACCCCCGATAGCGTTGCGTGCGAATGGTCTAATGCTAATGGAGGTGTTGAAAGCCTCAGTTATCACGCGTTAAACGAAAAGGCCAACCGCCTTGCGAACTACTTGATAGATAAAGGTGTGAAATACGATCAATGTGTCGGCCTGATTGATGCTTGGTCGCATACGTCTTTGGTTGGTATTTTGGGGATATTAAAAAGTGGTGCAGCGTATTTACCGCTGGATCCTAATCACCCAGAGCAGCGCTTGAATCAAATATTGTCTTTGGCGTCTGTCGAAGTGCTGCTGATGGCAGGTTCCTTTGAATTAGATAGAGCAACAGCTCAATCCGTTCATACAGTGGTGGATTTAAGTGAGCCCGATTTTTGGGTCGAGCTTTCCCCAGCTTCACAGTCAGACCCGCTTGCGCATACAAATCCTAGTGAACGGGGAATCGCGTCGCAGCCAGACCATCTTGCGTATGTGATCTATACGTCCGGCTCCACTGGTGTTCCAAAAGGCGTGATGGTTGAACACAAAAACGTTTCGAACTTTCTGTTTTCATTGCAAGACACGGTCGAGTTGGAATCAACGGATGTCGTCGCGTCCATTGCGCCACCCGCGTTTGATATCCACGTAACGGAAATGTATTTACCGCTAATGTTGGGAGCAAAAGTGGTGCTGCTGAATTGGGAGCAAACGCGCGCTCCTTCTTCTATCGCACAATGCCAGCAGCAACACAGCATAAGCATGATGCAGGGTACGCCTTCAACATGGCAAATGCTAATCGACGACGGTTGGCAGCCATACAATGGTTTGAAAATGCTGACGGGTGGTGATGCACTTGGCAGGCAACTTCACGATAAGCTATTGAGCAGTGGAAGCACGGCTCGATTTTACAACTTGTACGGACCAACGGAAACCACGGTCTATTGTTCCGGCAACGAAGCGTTTCTTGATAACCCACGCATCCACGTTGGGCGTGCATTTCCGAACAACCATTACTATGTTCTGGATGATTTTCATCAACACCGCCCTATTGGTTGCATTGGCGAAGTGTACCTTTCTGGTGACAACGTCACAAGAGGGTATCTAGGGCAGCCAGAACTCACGACTGAAAAATACCGCATTGATCCTTTTCTAAAAGAAAAGCATCGCTTATACCAAACGGGTGATTTGGGAAGATGGTTGCCAGATGGGACCATCGAAATCGTTGGGCGTAAAGATTTCCAAGTAAAAGTGAATGGATTTCGAATTGAGCTGGGTGATATTGAACATCAAATAAGGCAGCACTCAGACGTTGAACAAAGCCTAGTGACTGCAATACCTAAAAGCCGGATAACGGGCAGTGAACCGTCAATAGGTGAGCCGCAGATATTGGTTGCCTACATCAAAAGCCAAGCCGATAGTCTTGAGCTAGAAGAAGCATTGAAATCAAGGTTGGAACGGGCGCTTCCAAGGTACATGATGCCGAATTTCATTATGGTATTGCCTGAATTCCCACTAACGGACAACCGTAAAGTAGATCGGCGCGCACTGCCTCTTCCGGCGTTTCACCTGCAATCCGAAAGCAAGGTACCCACATCGGATACCGAGCGTTCGCTTTGTGCGATATGGTCGGAATTACTCGAACAAGATATCCAGAATATAGAGGCAAGCTTCTTTTCATTAGGAGGGCATTCTATTCTTGCGATCAAAATGATCAGCCAAATTCAGGAGCATTTTGGTGTTCGTTTGTCACTTAAAGTGTTGTTTGACGCCCCCACAATTGAACAAATGGCAGAGGTTCTCGATGAGCAACTTATCAACTCGTCAGAGCAAGAGAGTAATGGTCATATACCCATTATTCCGAGAGCTGCGACCAAGAGTGTTGCGCCACTGTCATACTCTCAGCAACGCTTATGGGCGTTAGATTTACTTGAAGCAAAAGGGCGATTTTACGCGGTACCTTTAATTTATGATGTAGACGAAAACATAAATCATCAGGCACTTTATCAAGCCTGTCTGGCTTTGATTCAACGCCATCAAATACTCCAAACAGGGTATCAAGTGGTCGAAGGTTCAAACGGAGCTTCGAGTGCTGAACAAATCACGATGGGCGAAGATGCATTCCAATTTTTTACTGAAGATGTTACTAAGCAAACCGAGCTGAACAAAGAGAAAGCGCTAGGTGAGTTCGAAAGGAAAATGGTTGATACGCCTTTTGAATTGGCTAAAGGCGAAGTATTCAGAGTTGGGTTAGCTAAGCTAGGAGAGCGTAAGAGTCGCTTATTTATAGTGGTTCACCATATCGCGACAGACGGCTTATCTTTATCGATACTGCTCAACGAACTTCAGCATTACTATCTTTCACTTTGTTCTAACCATTCGAGCGAAAATTTGAAGCCGTTACCCTTGCAATACCGCGATTATGCGGCTTGGCAACGGGAACAATATGGCAGTGAAAGCTGTCTTCGACATCGTTTAGAAGCCTATTGGGATCAACGGCTAAAAGACTCCCCCGAACAGCACGCTTTGCCACTCGATTTTGCGCGCCCAGAAACACCAACTTACCAAGGCAAAGCGTTCAAACGTTCCTTGGGGGAGGAATTGTCGGAGAATCTCACCTCCTCAGCTAAGCAACACAGCACGACGTTGTTTAACGTTATTTACAGTGCTTTCTCTCTTTTGCTGACACGCTACTCTGGAGTTGAAGAGATCGTTATAGGGACGCCCGTTGCAAACCGTGAGCGAAAAGAGTTAGACGACTTGGTCGGCTTTTTTGTGAACAACCTGCCGCTTCGCGCAAAGGTGGAACCATCCGATAGTTTTGAGTCCTTACTCAAGCGAAATCATCAACACATTTTGCAAGATTTTGAGCATCAATCTTTGCCATTTGAACACATCATCTCGCTGGTTAATCATCGCCGTCAGCTCAATTGCCCTCCAATCTTCCAAGTTATGCTTTCAATGGAGCAAGAAAGCCATGAGACCATTGATTTTGGTTTCACTCAGGCAGCGGCAGTGTCCCCAAATTCTACTGAGGCTAGGTTTGATTTAACGTTGGGTGTTAGACAATCCTCAGATGGGATTGCACTCTCTTGGAATTTCTCCAGTGATATTTTTGAGCAGGCGACGATAGAGTCCATGGCCGTGAGTTTTGAAACATTGATTTCCAAGCTTGTTGCAGAACCTAAATCCGAGGTGAAAACACACGCCCTTGCTGATTGGAGCGTGTTCGACATAGAAGCCGATAACGTAAAATCAAACGACCAATCTACGACATTATTGGCATTGTTCGACAAACAAGTAGCGCGTCATCCAAAGGGTATCGCGCTTGTGTGTGAAGAGCGTGAGATCAGTTTTGATCGTTTGGATGCACTGGCGAATCGGCTAGCGAATATGCTGGCTAGCAAAGGTGTGAAGCCGGAAGAACCGATAGCCATTGTGCTAGACCGCTCGCCAGAGATGATCATTGCCATGCTTGGTGTTGTAAAAGCTGGTGGCGCGTATGTACCGCTGGACAGCAACCAGCCGAGTCAAAGACTTATCCAAATTATTAAAGACAGCGGAGCACAATTTGTTCTGACGTCGATAAAGCTTGCGAAAACCACCTTGTCTGAACTGTCGGATGAAAGGTTGATACCCATCGAGTCAGAATCGCTTTTGGGCGAGCAGATTAGTCGATTATCTTCTAAACAATTACCTCATAAACAATTGTCCCCTAAACAGCTGGCGTACGTCATTTATACCTCGGGGTCGACAGGGCAACCGAAAGGGGTGATGGTCGAGCACCAAGGTGTGGCGAATTACATTCAAAACCAAAATGAGTACTTAAACCTGAGCGAATCGGATATAAGCGACTCCGCTGGTTTTCTTTACTTAACCAATTTTGCGTTCGATACGTCGGTAGCCAGTATTTGGGGAGCCCTTGCCAGTGGTCGCCCGCTGCATATCGTCTCGGAAGCAGAGCGCTTTGATATCGATAAGCTGCAAGCCAAACTCTATCAACCAGAGCGTTATGCCGTGGCGTACATTCCTCCAGCGTTGCTAAAAGAGCTGGATGTATCTGGGCAGGGGGAATTGATTCCACGAATGGTGGTGTCGGGGGAGGCAACAGATGCCGATCTTATTCATTCATTAGTTAATCGAACACAGCTTTTCAATGAATACGGACCGACGGAAAACAGCGTATGTTCTACCGTTCATCGGTATGAAAAAGGCGATGTCGCGAATGTGATAGGGAAACCGATCGCAGGCGTTGGTTACGCACTATTGGATGATTTTTATCTCCCTGTACCGCAAGGGGCAAAAGGGCGCTTGTATTTGAGTGGAGCCGGTGTTGCGCGAGGGTATGTAGGTAAGCCTGAGCTGACAAAAGATAAGTTCAGGAAATTGGAAAACAGCGACACCGTTTATTACGACAGTGGTGATGTGGTTCGGCTGAATGTTCGGGGAGAGCTCGAATTCTTTGGGCGATCTGACAATCAAGTGAAAATTCGTGGGCACCGCGTAGAGCTGGGTGAAATCGAGCATTGTATCTCACGAGTTTCAGGCGTGAAGTCGGCCAAAGTGCTGGCAGAAAAAAATGACAGAGGCACGCTGGTTTTAAACGCTTACATTCAGTGGGATAGGAGTTTAAAAGCGATGAACTCTGAGATGGAGTCAACGCAAGATATAAGCGCAGAGCTCTTATTCTCTGTAAGAAACCAGTTAGAACATACATTACCTGACTATATGATGCCCAGTGCTTGGGCATTCGTGGATGTTTGGCCTCTTACCCCTAATGGGAAAATTGATCAAACCGCATTACCAAGCGCCAAACCGATTCAGCGGGCTTCTCACTCTTTATCGTCAAATGATGCTGCTCAAAGTTCCTCCCTTAAAACACGGGTGGAACAGGTTATAGCCCAAGTATGGCAAAGGCTGCTTGGGTTGGAAAACATCGATGTGAATGACAACTTTTTTGCACTCGGGGGCGATTCTATCGTTGCTATGCAAAGTGTGTCGCGCTGTTCTTCGGAGGGCGTTCGCTACACAGTGCGTCAGTTATTTGAAGCGCCGACGGTCGCTGCATTGGCGGATATTGTTTCTGTCCATGATGATAATCCGTTAGAAGGCGAATTTTCACATACAACCTCATCTCTTTCTGTTAGTGGTGAAATGCCGCTACTACCCGTTCAAAAAGAATTCTTTTTCCACGCCAAGAATGCAGAGAGCCCTCATCGATTCAACCAGTCTATTCTGCTTGAGTTACATCAAGCGATAACCGATGAACATTACGTTTCGGTGGTGAAATCGTTAGTCAACAAACACGATGCGCTGAGGCTTTCTTTTCATTTGGATGATGACAATTCGAAGAGTGAAAATGCAGAAGTATGGCGAGCCACCCATCAAGAAATAACCGATGAGTGGTTACAACAGGCGTTAAGCGATATCGCGGTTCAGAGCCAAAGCGAACTTGCCGCTGTGTGCGATCGTGTTGTTGATGAGCTGGATATCACACAAGGTCCGTTGTTCCGGTTTGTAAAAATCACCGACCGATCCACGCAAACAAACAAGCTGTTTGTGGTCGCGCATCACTTGATTATTGATGGGGTGTCTTGGCGTATTCTATTGGACGACTTGCAAGCGTTGTTGCTCCATCCTGACGATTTCCGGCGTACTAAAACCTTGTCGTTTTCTGCTTGGTCGCAGCGTAATCTCGAATGGATTACTGGTGATGCAGGGGCGAAAGCAATTCCATATTGGAGAAAGGTTGAAGCCTCGATTAAGCCACGTTTCAGCTCTACACAAAATCCAGTGATGGCGCATATTGAATTCGATATTGGGGCGAGCCAAACGCAAAAACTGACCCAATCTGCCCACCGCGCTTACGGAACCAATACTCAAGATATTCTTCTGGTTGCCTTGCTTCTCAGTTTGGGCAGCGATACTGAATGGGGAGAAAATAATATTGGAGAAGGAGGCAATGTAGATAAGAGAAAAAATACGTCCCTTTCTATGGCCTTAGAGACGCACGGACGACATGCCGAGCACCTTTGTCTAAATGGAAAAGATGCCGACTTAAGCGAAACAGTCGGGTGGTTTACGTCCATATACCCGATGAATTTGTCAGGGAATAGTGCCCAAATATCCGATCTGATTTGCTCGATAAAAGAGCAAGTTCGCAGCGTGCCAGACAAAGGTGTGGGCTACAGTTGGCTAAAATCGTACACGGACTCGCTCGATAAAAACGCCGCTCAGCCAGACATATTGTTTAACTTTCTTGGTCAGTTTGGTGGCGATACAGCACCAGATTCAATTGAAAAAAACCAGACAGTCTTTTCAGTCGTATCGGGATTTAGAGTCGAAGACGGCTCGAAAGGGAACATGACGCCACGTGCGATGGCGTTTAACTGCCGGGTAAGGAACGGGGTTCTGTCGTTCGATTTGGACTACGATACGGGCTGTCTTTCTTACGAACAGGTCAGCGCGTTTTCCGTTCAGTTTCAAAAACGACTCACGCAGCTTATTGATCACTGTGTAGAGCAAGAAACGACTTGCCGCACTCCTTCCGATTTCCGCGTACCTGATTTACATCAAATAGACATCGACGCTTGGGAAGCTGCCCATACAAACGCATCTCTTTCTTTGATTGATGTATATCCGGCAACGGGGATGCAGCAAGGCTTGCTGTTCCATAGTGAGCTAGAAAAAGATGCGTATGTTACCCAGCTCACCCTCACATTGGATAACGTTGATCCCGATATTCTCAAATTGGCATGGCAGGCTGTTATCAATCGACACGATATTTTAAAAACGTCGTTCGCGCTCTCAGAAGAAGGAACGCGATATCAGCGCGTTACAAAAGAGGGGATACTGCGCTGGCAGCAAACGAATCTAACCAGTCTTGATGCAGGAAACGGTTGTGATGCGCAAAACAGCGCCGGTGAATTACAAGACCAAGTGGACGCCATTGCGCATCAAGAAAAGTGGGAAGGTTTTGATGTGTCGTCACCAACGCTCACTAAGTTTCATTGGTTACAACTTTCAAAGGGTCAGGGAAAACTGATTTGGTCTACCCACCATGCACTGTTGGATGGTTGGTGTCTGCCTATAATTGTGAGCGAGCTTCGAGCTTGCTATACGGCTTGCGAGAACGCTTCTACGCTGGCATTGCCATCTACCAAGCCTTATCGCCGCTACATTGATTGGTTACAAAATCAAGATCATCAACTTGCTCGGCAGTATTGGCGAGATCAACTCTCTCGTTTTGAAGAACCTACACCGCTGCCTTTAAAGTCGTTCTCGGAACACGCTAACGAGTCTTTAGGTGCTAACAAGGGCGAGCAAAGATTCAAAACACTGCCGCTGTCGTTGTCTTCGCTGCAAACCCAAGGGTTAGAACAACTAGCAAGAGAATCGGGATGCACTTTAAATACCGTACTTCAAGGTGCGTGGGCATTATTGCTGTCGACCTATTCTGGGCGCGAACAGGTGGTATTTGGCTCGACGGTTTCTGGTCGACCGGCATCATTGGCTGGTTCTGAAACCATGGTAGGGCTATTCATCAACACGGTGCCTGTAGTGGTTGATGTTGATCTCTCAGCTTCATTAAACCTCTGGCTACAAACGTTGCACGTTCAAAATGCACAGTCTGAAGAGTTTAGTTTTTTGCCTTTATTCGAGATTCAAGCGCAAGCAGGCAGTGCTTCTCAAGCCTTATTTGACAGCATTTTGGTGGTTGAAAACTACCCTGTGAGCAATGAAGCAAGGAATGCTCAGCATGATGGAAGTTGGCAAATCTCCGCAGTCGAATCGATAGAGCACACCAACTATGGCATTTCGCTTCAAGCGTACAAATCTACTGCTACAGATAATGCAAACAATAAAACCTCCCAGTTGGAATTGTCCGCAACTTACGATTGCAGCAAGTTTACTGATTGGCAGATGCGGCAGTTGGTTACACATTTAGAAAACGTGTTGCGTGCCTTTTCAGGTAATTCGCACTCCGCATTGCGAGACGTTCCAATGTTGGGTG is a genomic window containing:
- a CDS encoding non-ribosomal peptide synthetase, which encodes MAHELIRLAKSQGVHLYLDNGALKYKAKNGLSKELATALRSSKSEVIAFLQQHTKQSTSIPKKEANRLRFPLTSAQQRLFYLETLYGDKAPYNMATAFRMSGKPSIEKLENAINAIIEKHQVLKTQFQIMDGIPEQVISPDVLFTISECPDTPSISNAVTDEEWMAEEASRPFILSEAPLFRVSTKASSNSNSTLILFVFHHIVFDGLSYRLFFNALNEYLSTGKIEQVVDYQYGDYAAWQQTEGNTALKAGEAYWFKQMKGVEELNSLTPDFPRPDTPEFSGTISRQILDKHLTATLRAFAQQQGVSLFTLLQTFFSLLIGRWTERSDVVTGTPVAGRQVSGSEQLIGFFVNTLALRFNLADDHTFLSLLKHSKTKIAEAFRHQDVPFERIVQQLGHERRSGFSPILQVLFALHEEGEFQLDIDGIPCENVVVERSNINFELELHIMDKGEVLEATWVFADNLFHESTITSLQEALNALIQGVLAEPESDIHQLQLISLKTEQTIASWNQTGRDYPLDKTFVTLFEEQAAKTPDSVACEWSNANGGVESLSYHALNEKANRLANYLIDKGVKYDQCVGLIDAWSHTSLVGILGILKSGAAYLPLDPNHPEQRLNQILSLASVEVLLMAGSFELDRATAQSVHTVVDLSEPDFWVELSPASQSDPLAHTNPSERGIASQPDHLAYVIYTSGSTGVPKGVMVEHKNVSNFLFSLQDTVELESTDVVASIAPPAFDIHVTEMYLPLMLGAKVVLLNWEQTRAPSSIAQCQQQHSISMMQGTPSTWQMLIDDGWQPYNGLKMLTGGDALGRQLHDKLLSSGSTARFYNLYGPTETTVYCSGNEAFLDNPRIHVGRAFPNNHYYVLDDFHQHRPIGCIGEVYLSGDNVTRGYLGQPELTTEKYRIDPFLKEKHRLYQTGDLGRWLPDGTIEIVGRKDFQVKVNGFRIELGDIEHQIRQHSDVEQSLVTAIPKSRITGSEPSIGEPQILVAYIKSQADSLELEEALKSRLERALPRYMMPNFIMVLPEFPLTDNRKVDRRALPLPAFHLQSESKVPTSDTERSLCAIWSELLEQDIQNIEASFFSLGGHSILAIKMISQIQEHFGVRLSLKVLFDAPTIEQMAEVLDEQLINSSEQESNGHIPIIPRAATKSVAPLSYSQQRLWALDLLEAKGRFYAVPLIYDVDENINHQALYQACLALIQRHQILQTGYQVVEGSNGASSAEQITMGEDAFQFFTEDVTKQTELNKEKALGEFERKMVDTPFELAKGEVFRVGLAKLGERKSRLFIVVHHIATDGLSLSILLNELQHYYLSLCSNHSSENLKPLPLQYRDYAAWQREQYGSESCLRHRLEAYWDQRLKDSPEQHALPLDFARPETPTYQGKAFKRSLGEELSENLTSSAKQHSTTLFNVIYSAFSLLLTRYSGVEEIVIGTPVANRERKELDDLVGFFVNNLPLRAKVEPSDSFESLLKRNHQHILQDFEHQSLPFEHIISLVNHRRQLNCPPIFQVMLSMEQESHETIDFGFTQAAAVSPNSTEARFDLTLGVRQSSDGIALSWNFSSDIFEQATIESMAVSFETLISKLVAEPKSEVKTHALADWSVFDIEADNVKSNDQSTTLLALFDKQVARHPKGIALVCEEREISFDRLDALANRLANMLASKGVKPEEPIAIVLDRSPEMIIAMLGVVKAGGAYVPLDSNQPSQRLIQIIKDSGAQFVLTSIKLAKTTLSELSDERLIPIESESLLGEQISRLSSKQLPHKQLSPKQLAYVIYTSGSTGQPKGVMVEHQGVANYIQNQNEYLNLSESDISDSAGFLYLTNFAFDTSVASIWGALASGRPLHIVSEAERFDIDKLQAKLYQPERYAVAYIPPALLKELDVSGQGELIPRMVVSGEATDADLIHSLVNRTQLFNEYGPTENSVCSTVHRYEKGDVANVIGKPIAGVGYALLDDFYLPVPQGAKGRLYLSGAGVARGYVGKPELTKDKFRKLENSDTVYYDSGDVVRLNVRGELEFFGRSDNQVKIRGHRVELGEIEHCISRVSGVKSAKVLAEKNDRGTLVLNAYIQWDRSLKAMNSEMESTQDISAELLFSVRNQLEHTLPDYMMPSAWAFVDVWPLTPNGKIDQTALPSAKPIQRASHSLSSNDAAQSSSLKTRVEQVIAQVWQRLLGLENIDVNDNFFALGGDSIVAMQSVSRCSSEGVRYTVRQLFEAPTVAALADIVSVHDDNPLEGEFSHTTSSLSVSGEMPLLPVQKEFFFHAKNAESPHRFNQSILLELHQAITDEHYVSVVKSLVNKHDALRLSFHLDDDNSKSENAEVWRATHQEITDEWLQQALSDIAVQSQSELAAVCDRVVDELDITQGPLFRFVKITDRSTQTNKLFVVAHHLIIDGVSWRILLDDLQALLLHPDDFRRTKTLSFSAWSQRNLEWITGDAGAKAIPYWRKVEASIKPRFSSTQNPVMAHIEFDIGASQTQKLTQSAHRAYGTNTQDILLVALLLSLGSDTEWGENNIGEGGNVDKRKNTSLSMALETHGRHAEHLCLNGKDADLSETVGWFTSIYPMNLSGNSAQISDLICSIKEQVRSVPDKGVGYSWLKSYTDSLDKNAAQPDILFNFLGQFGGDTAPDSIEKNQTVFSVVSGFRVEDGSKGNMTPRAMAFNCRVRNGVLSFDLDYDTGCLSYEQVSAFSVQFQKRLTQLIDHCVEQETTCRTPSDFRVPDLHQIDIDAWEAAHTNASLSLIDVYPATGMQQGLLFHSELEKDAYVTQLTLTLDNVDPDILKLAWQAVINRHDILKTSFALSEEGTRYQRVTKEGILRWQQTNLTSLDAGNGCDAQNSAGELQDQVDAIAHQEKWEGFDVSSPTLTKFHWLQLSKGQGKLIWSTHHALLDGWCLPIIVSELRACYTACENASTLALPSTKPYRRYIDWLQNQDHQLARQYWRDQLSRFEEPTPLPLKSFSEHANESLGANKGEQRFKTLPLSLSSLQTQGLEQLARESGCTLNTVLQGAWALLLSTYSGREQVVFGSTVSGRPASLAGSETMVGLFINTVPVVVDVDLSASLNLWLQTLHVQNAQSEEFSFLPLFEIQAQAGSASQALFDSILVVENYPVSNEARNAQHDGSWQISAVESIEHTNYGISLQAYKSTATDNANNKTSQLELSATYDCSKFTDWQMRQLVTHLENVLRAFSGNSHSALRDVPMLGEQEQYYLLRELNNTQTEIPTQSIHGWVEYFAASIPNKTALIEGDRHWTYHELNLASDRVAHHLQSKGIQENDRVGVCVERSAEMVLAVLAVLKLGALYVPMDAKYPRERIELLVSLSETQCILTDGKAEFLSSNSRYQVIDISPQHMNEWEQPSRFYSVKRDLGDSAMVIFTSGSTGQPKGVEVPHSGVVRLLKNTNFVSITPDTTVGQVSNFSFDASSFDIWGALINGATVVVLKDDEVQDVNRLSEQISTHNIKVFCMATALMNQLVELKPNLFANVEYLLFGGEAVNGKTIESIFEYGKPKHLVNVYGPAENSTICSTYEITELRSDYPMGRATANSTAYVLNHRQQLVPLGQMGELYVGGKGLAKGYFGRSDLTAERFVHQQLGANHIERLYRTGDLVRYNQEGQLEFVSRVDHQVKIRGQRLELSEVQLRILASDSVEAAYVGTLNRGTEKQLYAAVQFANAEDSETKLTQLKEILGSILPNFMVPTLWVTVEEMPLTPNGKVDAKSLATLAENSNQKQVNTGAPRDDVEMALYRIWREILLEKEIGIRDNFFDVGGSSIAAIKVMHFIDKQFAVRIPVSELINHPTIEALGGLVRAEASNQCQLSNQRQPSSNWPHGVIEFRPSQNGKNVICIHPAGGTAFGYLSFAKAMPEEYGVYGIQAKGVDTDEDFLPDVQAMAHYYLDQVKSLLDKPHVFVGASYGGIVSFEMARVMKARGCSFSTAVVLDSEATENRAALAKIQPVSNEVFRQKLVTYNGMYPGIKDQQIERYHRLYNHHLDTLKKLTLDVSSAPTILVLATDDKDEEHLQLMRDFWSAKVAATIQVETIQGDHSTLLEPPYIDSVARMIEKELSHD